The Terrirubrum flagellatum nucleotide sequence TGATGACGAAGACGAGATCGTTGACGAGCGCCATGCGATCGGGATCGCCTGCCTTCTTGGTCCAACTGTCGGCGAAAGCGCGGAAGCGGATCGTCGCATCCTTCTGATAGGCCATGAAGGTGAAGGGGCCTGTTCCGACGGGCCATTGATTGACCTGATCAGGCGTGTTCGCCTTCATCATCACATCAGCGTATTCAGCCGACAGGATCGACATCGGTTCGACCGACAGCGCGCTGAGGAATGGCGAATAGGGGCGCGTCAGCGTGACCTTGACGGTGTAGTCGTCGACCTTCTCGATCGATTTGAAGCTTGGCTTCACGATCTCGCCGAAAAACTGATAGTTCGAGCCGCCGACCTTGTAATAGGGATGGTTTTCATCCGACATGCGGTTGATCGAATACATCACGTCGTCGGCGTTGAAGTCGCGCGTCGGCGTGAAGCCCTTCGCGGATTGCCATTTCACGCCGCGCCGCAGCTTGAACGTGTAGATGGTTCCGTCTTCGGAAATCGTCCAGGACTCGGCGAGGCTCGGAACGATCTCCGATCCGCCGCGCTTGGCCACCACGAGCCGGTCATAGACCTGCGCCGCGACATCGAACGCGGTGTTTTGGCCGGTAAATTGCGGATTGAGAAAGTCGGGACTGGCTTCCGTGCAAACCACCAGAGTCTGCGCGCCTGCGGCGCCAATCTGCAGTGCAAGTCCCACCGCCGCAGCGGCGACAAAAGATCGAACCGACATCTCAACCTCCATTTTGAAAACGGGCGCGGCTTTTGCAGCCGCGCCCGGTCATTAATGCATAGGCCGGGCCAGCGTCAGTTGATGTCGACGCCGTAGAAGGTGTGACGGCCGAAAGGCGAGAGCAGGAAGTCCTTCACTTCCTTGCGCACCGGCTTCAACTGCACCGCATGCGCGATGGTGAACCAGGGCGACTGCTCCTTGAAGATCGCCTGGGCGTCACGATAGAGCTTGTCGCGCTCCGCCTGGTTCGACACGGACTTGGCCTTCAGCACCAGATCCTCGAAGGGCTGATAGCAGAACTTGGCGACGTTCGAGCCGTTGGTCTTGGCGGAATCGCAACCCAGCAGCGTGTGCAGGAAGTTGTCCGGATCGCCATTGTCGCCCGTCCAGCCGAGCATGCCGCTCTGATGCTCGCCATTCTGCATGCGCTTGCGGTACTCGCCCCATTCGAACGACTTGATTTCAGCCTTGACGCCGACCTTGGCGAGGTCCGCCTGCATCAGCTCTGCGATGCGCTTGGCGTTCGGATTGTAGGGACGCTGCACCGGCATCGCCCAGAGATCCATCTCGAAACCGTTGGGATAACCTGCGTCCGCCAGCGCTTTCTTGGCCGCTTCCGGATCGTAGGGATCATCCTTGATAGTGTCGTTGTACGACCACATCGAGGGCGGGATCGGATTGATCGCCGCGACGCCGCTCGAGAGATAGACCGCGTCGATGATCGCCTTCTTGTTGATCGCCATGTTCACGGCGTGACGCACCTTCACATTGTCGAAGGGCTTCTTCGTCGTGTTGTAGGCGAGATAGCCGATGTTGAGGCCGGGCTGTTCGAGAATCTGGACGTTGGCGTCCTTCTTCATCGCTTCGAGATCGGCCGGATTCGGATAGGGCATAATGTGACATTCGCCCTTCTGCAGCTTCGCCCAGCGCACGGAAGAGTCCGGCGTAATCGCGAAGATGAGATCATCGATCTTGGCCTTGCCCGCCCAGTAATTCGCGAACGCCTTGTAACGGATGATCGCGTCCTTCTGATACTGCACGAGATAGAAGGGGCCGGTGCCGATCGGGTCCTGGTCGATCTTCTCAGGCGTGCCCGCCTTCAGCATCGCGTCGGCGTATTCCTTCGACTGCACGCTGGCGTACTGCATCGCGAGGTCGGAGAGGAATGGCGCTTCCGGACGGTTGAGTGTGATCTTGACCGTGAGATCGTCGACCTTCTCAACCGACTTCAGCAGCTTCGGCATTCCCATGTCTTCGAAATAGGAATGGTTCGAGCTCGTCACCTTGAAGAAGGGGTTCGCTTCCTTCCACATGCGCTCGAGGGTGAAGATGAAGTCGTCGGCGTTGAAATCGCGCGTCGGCTTGAACGCCTTGTTGGCATCGTGCCACTTCACACCCTTGCGCAGGTGGAACGTATAGACGGTGCCGTCTTCGGAGATATCCCACTTCTCCGCGAGCGCCGGCTGCACCTTGGTGCCGCCGCGCTCGAACTGCACGACCGTGTCATAGATCTGGGTGTTGGCGTCGAACGATGTGCCCGTGGTGTTGACGCCGGGGTAGAAATTCTCGGGGCTCCCCTCTGAGCAATAGACAAGCGTCTTCGCCGACAGGGGCGCGGCCGCCATCAGCGCCGTCGCCGACAGGGCGGCCAGCAAGAGTTTCTTTTTCATTGGATCCTCCATGACGGCGAGCGCCGTCCTTGGCGGTCAGTTGCGTTAGCCGCATGGGCCAAGTCAATGGTTGCGCAACAGCCGTCCGGACGGATTTTCTGCTTTGGACCCCCAACTTTTGGAGAATTTCTTGCGCGTTCCCCCCTTGTTCTCGGCATCAAATGCTGATCCGGTTCTAAATTGTGTCTGCGCGCCTGCGGCGCTTCGTCTGTCGCTGCGCATCGGCGAGGTCGAGTTCTCCGCGCCCCGGTTGGTGTCATGGGGCTGACATCTGCTGCCCGTATCGCGCAGGCGCTGAATCCCGCGGCTCTCCGCGTCCCGATTTCCGGGCGCGCCGGGCCGCTCACGAAAGGGGCACTCCATGAAGCATGGATGGTTGGCTGCCGTCGCGCTCGCGGCGATCCCGGGGGCGGTGAACGCCCAGACGATCTATCCGCTCGATCGCGCGACGATGCTCGCAGGCGCGAAGTTCGACATGAAGGTCGAACTCCCCGCCGTGGTCGCGCGCGGCGATGTGACGGTCACCATCAATGGCGAGGACGCCGAGAAGGCGCTCGGAAAATCGTTCACCTTCATGGAGAAGGAAGATGGCGGTTCGGCTTCCTCGCTGATCGTCCGCGACGTCTCGCTCGCGAAAGCTGGCGACTACAAGATCGAAGTCAAGGCTGGCGACAAGGGCAAGACGGTCAACTGGTCCGTCTATGGCACGCCGGCGCCGCGCGTCGCCAAGAACGTGATCTTCCTGCTCGGCGACGGCATGTCGGTCGCGCACCGCACGGCCGCGCGCATCATGTCGAAGGGCAATCGGGAGGGTAAGGCGGTCGGCCGCCTCAACATGGACGATCTGCCGGCGATGGCCTTCATCGGTACGTCCTCGACGGACGCGATCGCCGCGGACAGCGCCAACACGATGAGCGCCTACATGACTGGCCACAAGTCGGCCGTGAACGCCATCGGCGTCTACGCCAGCCGCGCCAAGAATTCGCTCGACCACCCGAAGCAGGAAACGATCGCCGAGATCATCCGTCGCAACACCAGGATGTCGATCGGCATCGTCTCTGGCGCCGAGTTGCAGGACGCGACGCCGGCCGCGGTCGTCGGTCATACGCGCCGCCGCGCCGACAAGGCCGAGCTGATGGCCGATCTGTTCAACGTCAAGCCGGAAGTGATCCTCGGTGGCGGCTCGGCCTATTTCCTGCCGCAGAAGACTCCGGGCTCGAAGCGCAAGGACGACATCGATTATTTCGCCAAGTTCAAGGACGAGGGTTACGCTCTCGCCACGACGGCGGACGAAATGACGAAGGCCGCGCGCGAGAACAACAGCGGCAAGCTGCTCGGCGTGTTCCATCCCGGCAATATGGATGTGACGCTTGACCGGCTGCTGCTCAAGAAGGGCACCGTGCCGAAGTTCCCGAACCAGCCGGGCACTGTCGAGATGATGCAGGCCGCGCTCAGCGTGCTGTCGCGCAATCAGGATGGCTTCTTCCTGATGGTGGAGGGCGCCTCGATCGACAAGATGTCCCACCCGCTCGACTGGGAGCGCTCGGTGTTCGAGATGATCGAGTTCGACAAGGCTGTCGGCGTCGCGCGCGAATTCGCCCGCAACAATCCCGACACGCTCATCATCGTCACGCCTGACCACACCCATGGCGTATCGCTGATCGGCACGATCAATGACGATAAGCCAGGCGACGAGATGCGCGAGAAGGTTGGCACCTACGCCGACGCCGGCTTCCCGAATTACGTCGACTCCGATGGCGACGGCTATCCCGACCGCGTCGACGTGTCCCGCCGCCTCGCCATGTTCGCGAACAACTTTCCGGACTATTATGAGACGTTTCGGCCGAAGCTCGATGATCCGTTCGTGCCGGCGATCCAGAACGACAAGAAGCAGTATGTCGCGAACGAAGCCTACAAGAATGTCCCCGGCGCGGTGCTGCGCATCGGCAACCTGCCGAAGGACGCGGACACCGGAGTTCACGCCGTTGACGATGCTGTCCTTCAGGCCCAGGGTCCGGGCTCGGAAAAATTCCGGGGCTACATGGAGAACAGCGACGTGTTCCGTGTGATGGCTGAAGCGCTGGCGCTCGGCCAGACCATGGTTGCGCAGAAGTGAAGTCACTGTGGAGGGCGGATCGCCGCCCTCCCTCCATTCCGGAGCAGGGAATGTCCGCATTCTCGTCCATTCGCCTTTCGCGCCGGTCGGCTGTCATCGCCGCCGGCGCGTTTGGCTTCACGGCCATCGCCGACCGCGAGGCGCTGGCGGCGCCGGCTGATCTGGCGTTTGAGGATCTTTACGGCGCGATCGGCGTGCTCGGCATGAGTTTCTCCGATCGGGTCAAGGAACTGGCGGGCAAGCCGGTCAGGATGCGTGGCTTCATGGCGCCGCCGCTGAAAGCGGAAGCGAATTTCTTCGTGCTGACCAAAATTCCGATGGCGCTTTGCCCCTTCTGCTCGTCGGACGCGGATTGGCCGAGCGACATTGTCGTTGTCTATCTCGGCGCGAAGCAGACCTTCGTGCAGTACAACGCGCCGATCGATGTGGAAGGCGCGCTCGAATACGGGGCCTGGACCGATCCGGACACGGGATTCGTCAGCCTGCTGCGCCTGCGCGACGCCCGCTTCCGGACGGCCTGACATGGATCTCGTGATGCGCGGCGTGGCCGCGCGTTACCCCGGCCTGCCCAAGCCGGTTCTCGACGTTCCCGCCTTGTCGATCGCCACGGGTGAGCGCGTTGCGGTGATGGGGCCGTCGGGCGCGGGCAAGACCACGCTCATCAATATCGCCGCCGGTCTCGATCGGCCTGATGAAGGCGAAGCGCGCTGGGGCGGCGTCGATATCGCGGCGATGAGCGAGGCGCGCCGCGACGCCTGGCGCGCGCGTCATGTCGGGCTCGTCATGCAGGATTTTCATCTGTTCGCCGGCCTGAGCGCGATCGACAATGTGCTTCTGCCGCAGCAGTTGCGCGCCTGGTCGATCGATCGCGGTGCGGTCGCGCGCGCGGAAGAATTGCTCCGCAAGGTCGGTCTATCGCGCGCAGCGCAAAAGATCGAAACCATGTCGCGCGGCGAGATGCAGCGCGTTGCGGTTGCGCGCGCATTGCAGATGAAGCCGTCGATCATCGTCGCGGACGAGCCGACCGCTAGCCTCGACAGTGACAGCGCCATCGCGGTCGCGGACCTTCTGCTCGCGCTGACTGCTGAAGCGGGGGCGACGCTGATCGTCGTCACTCACGACGAGGCGCTTGAGGGGCGTCTTTCGCGCATCATCAGGCTCGAGGGCGGTCGCATCGCGACGCCGCATTTGCCGGCGGCTGCATGATTTTCCTGCGATTCATTGCGGCTGATCTCCGGCGGCTGTGGCTGGGGTCTTTCGTCGTGGTGCTGTTGATCTCAGGCGCGACGGGTCTCGGTCTCTCGATCAACCTTCAGGAGCGGGCGCTGCGTCTTGGCAGCGCGCGCGCTGCGGAGCGTTTCGACCTCGTCGTGGGCGCACCGGGCGGCGACACGCAACTCGTGCTGTCCTCAGTGTTCCTGCAACCTTCGCCGTTGACGCTATTGTCGGGCTCAATCTTTGAAAAGCTCGCCGCCGATCCGCGCGTGGCGATGGCGGCGCCCGTCGGCTTCGGCGATTCCTTCGACGGCATGCCGATCGTCGGAACTACTGCCGAGCTCGTGACCGATGGCGGCAAGGCCGCTCTCGCCGAAGGCCGCAACATCGAGACGATCGGCGAGGCCGTGATCGGCGCGCGCGTGCAACTCGCGATGGGCGCGACCATCAAGCCGATGCATGGGCTCGCAGGCGAGGGCGGCCACACGCATGCCGAGCTCTCCTACAAGGTGGTTGGCCGGATGGCGGCGACGAATACGCCGTGGGATCGCGCCATTCTTGTTCCGATCGAAGCCGTCTGGCGGCTCCATCACATGGAGGCGCGCCCGAACTACGAGTCCGGCCCGCTTCAGCCGACCGCCAATGTTCGCGCCGCGCTCGCGACCGCCAAAGACGATGACGGCGATCACGATCATGACGCGCCAGATCATCTCGGTCCGCCCTGGCGCAATGCGCCCGGTGTCCCCGCGATCTTCGTCAAGGCGAAGACAATCGCCGACGCCTATCGGCTGCGACAGGAATATCGCACCGAGGCGACGCTTGCGGTCTTTCCGGGCGAGGTGCTGGCGCGATTGTTCGCGACGCTTGGCGACGCGCGCGCTGTATTGGCCGCCGTCGCGACGGCGACGCAGATTCTGGTCGCCGCGGCGATCGTGCTTGTCTGCGTGATGCATCTTGCGCAACGACGCGCCCAGATCGGCGCGCTGCGCGCCTTCGGCGCCTCGCGGCTCGCCGTGTTCTCGCTCGTCTGGATCGAGATGCTTGTGCTTCTGCTGCTTGGCGTCGCGCTCGGAATCGTCTTCGGCTGGGGCGGCGCGAAGCTGTTCACGGCGTGGCTCGCGCGAACGAGCGGCGTCGTCGCGCCGGTGGAGTTCACAGGCGAAGACGCGGCATGGATCGCGATCCTCATCGCGGCCGGCATGGTCGTCGCCGCAGCGCCGGCGATGCTCGCTTATCGCGGCTCGCCGGCGGCGGCGATGCGGCGCTAGTTCGCGTCGCCGATCACCATCTCAGCGCAGCGGCGTGGACCGGCGCGTCCCACAGCGCCGTCAATGCATCGTCGAGCGTCGTGACCGTCAGCGAGCAACCCGCCATTTCAAGCGACGTGACATAGGAGCCGACAAGTCCGCGCGCGATTGGCAGGCCGCGGCTATCCATGATGCGTTTGGCGGAGTTCGCCATGAGATAAAGCTCCATCGCCGGCGTGCCGCCGAAACCGTTGACGAGCAGCAGGCAAGGCGTCCCGCTCTTTGGCGCGAGTTCGCCGAGGATCGCGCCCATCATTTCATCGGCGATGGCGTCGGCGGAGCCGAGCTTCACACGGCGACGCCCAGGCTCGCCATGGATGCCGACGCCCATCTCCATTTCATCATCGCCAAGCGAGAAGGTCGGCTTGCCGGCGGCCGGCATGGTGCAGGAGGTCAGCGCGACGCCCATGGAGCGCGTGCGCTTGTTGACCTCCTCGCCCAGCGATCTGAGCGCCCTGAGATCGCGTCCCTGTTCGGCGGCTGCGCCGACGATCTTCTCGACGATCATGGTGCCGGCGACGCCGCGGCGGCCGGTCGAATAGGTCGAGGTCTCGACTGCGACGTCGTCGTCGGTGACGACGGTCGCAACTTCGCCGCCGGCCATTTCCGCCGCCATCTCGAAATTCATCACGTCGCCTTCGTAATTCTTCACGATGAAGAGCACGCCGGCGCCGGTGTCGACCGCCTGCGACGCCGCCAGCATCTGGTCTGGCGTCGGAGACGTGAAGACCTGGCCGGGGCAGGCGGCGTCGAGCATGCCGACGCCGACGAAACCTGCATGCAGCGGTTCATGACCTGAGCCGCCGCCGGACACGAGCCCGACCTTGCCGGATTTCAGCGTCCTGCGACGAACGAACTTGTCATCCTCGCCGAGGGTGAGGATGTCGCCATGGATAGCGGCGAGGCCGTGCAGGCTCTCCGACAGGACCGTGTCGACTCCATTGATCAGTTTCTTCACGAACGTCCTCCCGCATTTTCTGTATCTTCATCCGGAGCGCCCGCCGGGATCAGCGAAGCCAGCCCGCGCGCTACGGCGATCACGATATGATCGGCGCGCGCATTCATCTCGGGGTCGCCGAAGTCAGGCAGTTCGACGACCAGGCGGCGCATCGGATGAAGCGCGCCTTCGGAATCAAGCCGGCCAGGATGCGCGGCGCGATAGGCGGCAAGAAACGCCTGTTTCTCCTGCGGCCCGAAATGGCAGATATGGAAGATGGTTTCGAGATGTTGGGCGGGCACCGGCGTCGCATAGGCCGGATTGACGATCTGCGAGATGAAGCTGCGGTTCTTGCCGATGGCTTCCGCAAGACGCTGGCGTGTGCCGGAAGGCCTGTTGTCGATGACGGTCCGCAGGATCGCCTTGTATTCGGCGAGCGGCGAGGCGTCGGTTATCGCGGGCGCGTCAGTCATGGGATCGCCCGAGACGCGGCGAGATCGACGCTGCGGATCGCTTCCTTTGTCATCGCGAGAAGCCCCGGCGAGACCGATACGCAACGAACGCCGGCGCGCAACAGCGCTTCGATGGCGCGCGGATCGCCGCCGGCGTCGCCGCACAGGCTCACTTCGCGACCGCTTGCGACGCCATGCGCGGCGACATGCGCGATCATGGCGAGAACGCCGGGATGAAGCACGTCGGCATAGGCTGCGACGTCAGACGCGTCGCGCGCGGCCGCCGTCGCATATTGCGTGAGATCGTTTGAGCCGATGGAGAAGAAGGCGGCGTCGAACGCTGCGATCGCCATCGCCGCGGCGGGAACCTCGACCATGATGCCGAGCTGAGGAGTCGCGTGCGGCAACCCTTCTTCCGCCAGTTCGGCCAGTGTTTCATTCAGCAGCCGCCGCGATTGCTCGAGTTCGTCAGGCGTCGTCACCATCGGCAGCATGATCTTGAGCGGGCCAGCGCTCGCGGCGCGCGCCAGCGCGCGAAGCTGAATCCTGAAGACGTCCTTGTGTCGCAGCGAAAGCCTGATCCCACGCAAACCGAGGAAGGGATTGCTCTCGCCATCGATGGTGTAGCCCGCGATCGGCTTGTCGCCGCCGGCGTCGAGCGTGCGGATGGTGACGGGTTTTCCCTCCGCCCAGCGAAGCAGATCGGCATAGAGCTGATATTGCCGCTCCTCATCGCGAAGCGCTTCCTCGGCGAGAAACTCCGTGCGTGTCAGCCCAATTCCATCACAAGCCTCCACCGGAAAATCGCGCACATCGGCGAGGCCGGCGACATTGATCATGACAGCAATGGGCGCACCATCGCGCGTGATTGCGGGCTCGCGCTTGCGCGCCTCGGCGTCATCGCGCGCGCGGTTCAATTCGTCGCGCTGAAGGCGCACGCGTTCGATCGTCTCCGCGGACGGTTCCGCCAGCACCACCCCGGTGACGCCATCCACAACAGCGGCGCCGGTGATCGCCTGCCATTGCGGGCCGAGCCCGACCACCATCGGCACGCCGCGTCCGCGCGCGAGCATCGCCACATGGCTTGTCGGGCTGCCGCCGCCGAGCGCAATGCCGCCGCCGCGCGACCAGTCGATGCCCAGGAAAGAGGAGGGCGGAAGGTCCTCCGCGACGATGATGGCGCCAGGAGGCGCGTTTGTTGGTTCAGGCAGATCGAACAGGCGGCGCAGCACGCGATCGCGGATATCGACGAGATCGGCGGAGCGCGCGCGAAAGTAAGCGTCGTCGGACGCTTCATATCCCGCGATCTCGGAGTCCATGGTGTCGGTCCAGGCGCGCTCCGCGGCGACGCCCTGCGCGATTTCGGCATAGGCGCCTTCAGTCAGTGCGTCGTCCTCCAGCAGCGCGACCTGAAACCCGACGATTTCGGCTGCGTCGCCTTCGAGGCGCGCGGCGAGCGCGCTCACATCGCGCAGCGCCAATGCGACCGCGTGGGACAGCGCCTTTCTTTCGTCGTCAGCGGAGCCTTTTTCGCGGCGCAGGCCCGCAAGCGCGCGGAACGCCACCGCAGGTCCGTAGGCGAAGCCCGCCGACGCCGAAAGCCCGGAAAGCCGGCGCTCCATCGCATTCATTCCTCGTCGAATTTCCGGGCGACGATGTCGACCAGCGCGGCGACGGCGGCCTGCGCGTCCTCGCCCATGGCCTGGAAATGCAGCGTTTCGCCCTGCGCCGCCTTCACCCGCATGATCTTCACCGGGCTCTTGGCGTCGGTCCAGGGGCCGCTCTCGCTGGTCGCGACCTGAATGCTCGCCGAAAACCGCTTGGCCGTCTGCGTCAACTTCACGGACGGGCGCGCATGAAGCCCGACCTTGTTGGTGAGAAGCGCGCTTGCTTTCACCGTCTGCATACTCTCATTCCTTTCCAGTCGGCTTTTCACGCCGACGCCAGTTCTTCGGCGGTCGCGCGAACGACGGCGAGCGGCGAGCCGCCCGACGCCTCCGTCGCCGCCATGACCGCCCCCTCGACGATGGGGGCGTTGCAAATCA carries:
- a CDS encoding HPr family phosphocarrier protein, which translates into the protein MQTVKASALLTNKVGLHARPSVKLTQTAKRFSASIQVATSESGPWTDAKSPVKIMRVKAAQGETLHFQAMGEDAQAAVAALVDIVARKFDEE
- the dhaK gene encoding dihydroxyacetone kinase subunit DhaK, with the translated sequence MKKLINGVDTVLSESLHGLAAIHGDILTLGEDDKFVRRRTLKSGKVGLVSGGGSGHEPLHAGFVGVGMLDAACPGQVFTSPTPDQMLAASQAVDTGAGVLFIVKNYEGDVMNFEMAAEMAGGEVATVVTDDDVAVETSTYSTGRRGVAGTMIVEKIVGAAAEQGRDLRALRSLGEEVNKRTRSMGVALTSCTMPAAGKPTFSLGDDEMEMGVGIHGEPGRRRVKLGSADAIADEMMGAILGELAPKSGTPCLLLVNGFGGTPAMELYLMANSAKRIMDSRGLPIARGLVGSYVTSLEMAGCSLTVTTLDDALTALWDAPVHAAALRW
- a CDS encoding FtsX-like permease family protein — protein: MIFLRFIAADLRRLWLGSFVVVLLISGATGLGLSINLQERALRLGSARAAERFDLVVGAPGGDTQLVLSSVFLQPSPLTLLSGSIFEKLAADPRVAMAAPVGFGDSFDGMPIVGTTAELVTDGGKAALAEGRNIETIGEAVIGARVQLAMGATIKPMHGLAGEGGHTHAELSYKVVGRMAATNTPWDRAILVPIEAVWRLHHMEARPNYESGPLQPTANVRAALATAKDDDGDHDHDAPDHLGPPWRNAPGVPAIFVKAKTIADAYRLRQEYRTEATLAVFPGEVLARLFATLGDARAVLAAVATATQILVAAAIVLVCVMHLAQRRAQIGALRAFGASRLAVFSLVWIEMLVLLLLGVALGIVFGWGGAKLFTAWLARTSGVVAPVEFTGEDAAWIAILIAAGMVVAAAPAMLAYRGSPAAAMRR
- a CDS encoding phosphoenolpyruvate--protein phosphotransferase, producing the protein MERRLSGLSASAGFAYGPAVAFRALAGLRREKGSADDERKALSHAVALALRDVSALAARLEGDAAEIVGFQVALLEDDALTEGAYAEIAQGVAAERAWTDTMDSEIAGYEASDDAYFRARSADLVDIRDRVLRRLFDLPEPTNAPPGAIIVAEDLPPSSFLGIDWSRGGGIALGGGSPTSHVAMLARGRGVPMVVGLGPQWQAITGAAVVDGVTGVVLAEPSAETIERVRLQRDELNRARDDAEARKREPAITRDGAPIAVMINVAGLADVRDFPVEACDGIGLTRTEFLAEEALRDEERQYQLYADLLRWAEGKPVTIRTLDAGGDKPIAGYTIDGESNPFLGLRGIRLSLRHKDVFRIQLRALARAASAGPLKIMLPMVTTPDELEQSRRLLNETLAELAEEGLPHATPQLGIMVEVPAAAMAIAAFDAAFFSIGSNDLTQYATAAARDASDVAAYADVLHPGVLAMIAHVAAHGVASGREVSLCGDAGGDPRAIEALLRAGVRCVSVSPGLLAMTKEAIRSVDLAASRAIP
- a CDS encoding ABC transporter substrate-binding protein; translated protein: MKKKLLLAALSATALMAAAPLSAKTLVYCSEGSPENFYPGVNTTGTSFDANTQIYDTVVQFERGGTKVQPALAEKWDISEDGTVYTFHLRKGVKWHDANKAFKPTRDFNADDFIFTLERMWKEANPFFKVTSSNHSYFEDMGMPKLLKSVEKVDDLTVKITLNRPEAPFLSDLAMQYASVQSKEYADAMLKAGTPEKIDQDPIGTGPFYLVQYQKDAIIRYKAFANYWAGKAKIDDLIFAITPDSSVRWAKLQKGECHIMPYPNPADLEAMKKDANVQILEQPGLNIGYLAYNTTKKPFDNVKVRHAVNMAINKKAIIDAVYLSSGVAAINPIPPSMWSYNDTIKDDPYDPEAAKKALADAGYPNGFEMDLWAMPVQRPYNPNAKRIAELMQADLAKVGVKAEIKSFEWGEYRKRMQNGEHQSGMLGWTGDNGDPDNFLHTLLGCDSAKTNGSNVAKFCYQPFEDLVLKAKSVSNQAERDKLYRDAQAIFKEQSPWFTIAHAVQLKPVRKEVKDFLLSPFGRHTFYGVDIN
- a CDS encoding ABC transporter ATP-binding protein; the protein is MDLVMRGVAARYPGLPKPVLDVPALSIATGERVAVMGPSGAGKTTLINIAAGLDRPDEGEARWGGVDIAAMSEARRDAWRARHVGLVMQDFHLFAGLSAIDNVLLPQQLRAWSIDRGAVARAEELLRKVGLSRAAQKIETMSRGEMQRVAVARALQMKPSIIVADEPTASLDSDSAIAVADLLLALTAEAGATLIVVTHDEALEGRLSRIIRLEGGRIATPHLPAAA
- a CDS encoding alkaline phosphatase, whose protein sequence is MKHGWLAAVALAAIPGAVNAQTIYPLDRATMLAGAKFDMKVELPAVVARGDVTVTINGEDAEKALGKSFTFMEKEDGGSASSLIVRDVSLAKAGDYKIEVKAGDKGKTVNWSVYGTPAPRVAKNVIFLLGDGMSVAHRTAARIMSKGNREGKAVGRLNMDDLPAMAFIGTSSTDAIAADSANTMSAYMTGHKSAVNAIGVYASRAKNSLDHPKQETIAEIIRRNTRMSIGIVSGAELQDATPAAVVGHTRRRADKAELMADLFNVKPEVILGGGSAYFLPQKTPGSKRKDDIDYFAKFKDEGYALATTADEMTKAARENNSGKLLGVFHPGNMDVTLDRLLLKKGTVPKFPNQPGTVEMMQAALSVLSRNQDGFFLMVEGASIDKMSHPLDWERSVFEMIEFDKAVGVAREFARNNPDTLIIVTPDHTHGVSLIGTINDDKPGDEMREKVGTYADAGFPNYVDSDGDGYPDRVDVSRRLAMFANNFPDYYETFRPKLDDPFVPAIQNDKKQYVANEAYKNVPGAVLRIGNLPKDADTGVHAVDDAVLQAQGPGSEKFRGYMENSDVFRVMAEALALGQTMVAQK